The following proteins are encoded in a genomic region of Dokdonia donghaensis DSW-1:
- the gldN gene encoding gliding motility protein GldN produces the protein MSLKRLIFVALGLLMTVPAFAQGNILNAKTPDEMFEVTEEQKAKDNDKPLPYGYVEKRDVLWAKNTWEVIDLDERVNFPLYYPIDTVNMGSDRRSLFDVLVKNIKNGKIDAIYRDSYFTEKIQLEDLSAAMVKIDTSDEGYDQFNAGEPISDYNIERTEITSYDINAYHVRGYWYIDKRQGELKYRLLGIAPVSGDVNFLDDASAADIELFWVWFPGAREVLHNAKAFNRKNTSLPISFDHLLNSRRFNATIYQEDNVQGDRKVKEYISDNAMMQLLESNRIKENIRNIEQDLWNY, from the coding sequence ATGAGTCTTAAACGTTTAATTTTTGTTGCACTAGGTCTTTTAATGACTGTACCAGCGTTTGCACAAGGTAACATCCTTAACGCAAAAACGCCAGACGAGATGTTTGAAGTAACCGAAGAGCAAAAAGCAAAAGATAATGACAAACCATTACCATACGGTTACGTTGAAAAACGTGATGTACTATGGGCAAAAAATACGTGGGAAGTTATTGATCTTGATGAGCGCGTTAACTTTCCTCTATATTACCCTATTGATACGGTAAATATGGGGTCAGATCGTCGTTCACTTTTTGATGTTCTTGTAAAGAATATTAAAAATGGTAAGATAGACGCTATCTATAGAGATTCATATTTTACAGAAAAGATACAGTTAGAAGACCTTTCTGCTGCAATGGTAAAGATCGATACTTCAGATGAGGGGTACGATCAGTTTAACGCAGGGGAGCCTATTTCAGATTATAACATCGAGCGTACAGAGATTACATCTTATGACATTAACGCATATCACGTACGAGGGTACTGGTATATAGATAAGCGTCAAGGTGAGTTAAAGTACCGTCTGTTAGGTATTGCTCCAGTGTCTGGTGATGTAAACTTTTTAGATGATGCAAGTGCGGCAGATATCGAGCTTTTCTGGGTATGGTTCCCAGGGGCGAGAGAAGTGCTTCACAATGCAAAAGCTTTTAACCGTAAAAACACATCTTTACCTATTTCATTTGATCATCTTCTTAACAGTAGGCGCTTTAACGCCACAATTTATCAAGAAGATAATGTGCAAGGAGACCGCAAGGTTAAGGAGTACATAAGTGACAATGCAATGATGCAGTTACTTGAGTCTAATCGTATAAAAGAAAATATACGCAACATAGAGCAAGACCTTTGGAATTATTAA
- a CDS encoding efflux RND transporter permease subunit: protein MRKVIEYFIKYHVAVNVIVLMFVVFGIYGALSLNSSFFPLVDSKNINISVAYPGASPQEVEEGIVLKIEDNLKGLDGVERVTSTSRENSGTINVEIEKGKDIDFMLLEVKNAVDRVPSFPSGMEPLVVAKVEAIRQTISFSISGENVSLETLKQIGRQVENDLRGIDGISQIAISGYPEEEIEIAVNENSLLAYDLSFADVSQAVSTSNILTTGGSIKTEAEEYLIRANNRAYYGDELSNVIVRSDASGQTIRLKDVAEVRDRFSETPNANYFNGNLAVNVTITSTNTEDLIGAAEKAKVYIEDFNAKYNNVQLAVVSDLSITLVQRTALLTENAIVGMLLVLLFLSVFLNTRLAFWVAFGLPVAFLGMFMLAGYFNVTINVLSLFGMIIVIGILVDDGIVIAENIYQHYERGKTPIQAAVDGTMEVLPPILSAITTTILAFGIFLFLDGRIGEFFGEVSVIVMLTLLVSLVEALIILPAHLAHSKALRAQSNKPKKGMAKLFSNLRYINEFGDRIMVWLRDRVYSPVLRFALDYKFLMFSIFIAFILLTSGSFEAGIIRGAFFPRVASDNVRISLEMPNGTNAAITDSIISMIEEKVIETNKELTEKYKNEIDGPMFENIIKNIGPGTSTASLSINLLPGEERPNEVTSDIVGNMIQEKVGPVIGKESLVYGGGGNFGGSPVAVSLLGNNIAELKAAKEELKKSLETNPVLKDITDNDPAGIKEIRLELNESAYSLGLNLQTVMAQVRAGFFGAQAQRFQRGQDEIRVWVRYDRDNRSSISNLDDMRITTPSGAKVPLNEIASYTIERGDVAVNHLEGRREIQILADLKNPKEVSATDVMTDLRTNVMPEILSKYPTVTPSYEGQNREAGKLTDSLIPVGLTVLLLIYIVIAFTFRSYSQPLMLLLLIPLSLPAVAWGHWIHDFPLNILSMLGIIALIGIMVNDGLVLIGKFNTNLREGMTFEDAIFDAGRSRFRAIFLTSITTIAGLAPLIFEESRQAQFLIPMAISIAYGIGFATVLTLVMLPIFLSFSNWVKTTTDMLQKGRKTARENQERAVKEMEEEHDNDNQELQVAFKPKTDIA, encoded by the coding sequence ATGCGCAAAGTCATTGAATATTTTATTAAGTATCACGTAGCTGTAAACGTTATCGTGTTAATGTTTGTGGTGTTTGGTATTTATGGTGCCTTGTCACTTAATTCTTCATTCTTTCCACTAGTAGATTCAAAAAATATTAATATAAGTGTTGCTTACCCAGGTGCATCTCCGCAAGAGGTAGAAGAAGGTATTGTACTTAAAATAGAAGATAACCTTAAAGGATTAGATGGCGTTGAGCGTGTAACATCTACTTCACGAGAAAATAGCGGAACTATAAATGTAGAGATAGAAAAAGGGAAGGATATTGATTTTATGCTTCTTGAAGTAAAGAACGCTGTAGATCGCGTACCATCATTTCCTTCTGGTATGGAGCCTCTAGTGGTAGCAAAAGTTGAGGCTATAAGGCAAACTATATCTTTTTCTATAAGCGGAGAAAACGTATCGCTTGAGACTTTAAAACAAATAGGGCGACAGGTAGAAAATGACCTGAGGGGTATAGATGGTATTTCTCAAATAGCAATATCTGGATATCCTGAAGAAGAAATTGAGATAGCTGTAAATGAAAACAGTTTACTTGCTTACGATTTGTCTTTTGCAGATGTATCTCAGGCGGTAAGCACATCTAATATTCTCACTACAGGCGGGTCTATAAAAACGGAAGCCGAAGAGTATCTTATACGTGCAAATAATAGAGCTTACTACGGGGATGAGTTGTCTAATGTAATAGTGCGATCAGACGCAAGCGGGCAAACGATACGCCTTAAAGACGTGGCAGAGGTAAGAGATCGTTTTTCTGAAACACCTAATGCAAACTACTTTAATGGAAATCTTGCTGTAAATGTGACGATAACCTCTACAAATACAGAAGATCTTATAGGCGCCGCAGAAAAGGCAAAAGTGTATATAGAAGACTTTAATGCTAAATATAATAATGTGCAACTTGCTGTTGTAAGTGACTTATCTATAACCCTTGTACAGCGTACTGCCCTCCTTACTGAAAATGCTATTGTAGGGATGCTCTTAGTGCTATTGTTTCTATCAGTATTCTTAAATACTCGACTAGCATTCTGGGTAGCCTTTGGACTTCCCGTGGCATTCTTAGGGATGTTTATGCTTGCAGGCTATTTTAATGTGACGATTAATGTATTATCATTATTTGGGATGATCATCGTGATAGGTATTCTGGTAGATGACGGTATTGTGATAGCAGAAAACATCTACCAGCATTATGAACGTGGTAAAACACCTATACAAGCTGCTGTAGATGGAACAATGGAAGTGTTGCCTCCTATACTTTCGGCAATCACTACAACGATTCTGGCTTTTGGTATTTTCTTATTTTTGGATGGAAGAATAGGTGAGTTTTTCGGAGAGGTTTCGGTTATAGTAATGCTTACGTTGCTTGTTTCTCTTGTAGAAGCCCTCATTATACTGCCAGCTCACCTTGCACATTCTAAGGCATTGCGAGCACAAAGTAATAAGCCTAAAAAGGGAATGGCAAAGCTATTCTCAAATCTGCGTTATATAAATGAGTTTGGAGACCGTATTATGGTCTGGTTACGTGATCGTGTGTATAGCCCAGTTTTAAGGTTTGCGCTTGATTATAAGTTTTTGATGTTCTCAATTTTTATTGCCTTTATTTTACTCACTTCTGGGAGTTTTGAGGCGGGTATTATACGTGGAGCGTTTTTCCCGAGAGTGGCGAGTGACAATGTGAGAATAAGTCTTGAAATGCCTAATGGTACAAATGCCGCTATTACAGATAGTATTATCTCTATGATAGAAGAAAAGGTTATAGAGACTAATAAAGAGCTCACTGAAAAGTATAAAAATGAAATAGACGGCCCAATGTTTGAAAACATTATCAAAAACATTGGCCCAGGTACCTCTACAGCCTCTTTGAGTATAAATTTATTGCCAGGAGAAGAGCGACCTAATGAAGTGACCTCAGATATTGTAGGTAATATGATACAAGAAAAGGTGGGGCCTGTTATAGGTAAAGAAAGCCTTGTGTATGGAGGTGGAGGTAACTTCGGAGGAAGTCCAGTAGCTGTTTCTCTATTGGGTAATAATATTGCAGAGCTTAAAGCCGCAAAGGAAGAACTGAAGAAGTCCTTAGAGACAAACCCAGTTTTAAAAGATATAACAGATAACGACCCTGCGGGTATTAAAGAAATTAGATTAGAGCTCAACGAGTCTGCATACTCACTGGGACTCAATTTGCAAACTGTAATGGCACAGGTACGAGCAGGATTCTTTGGGGCACAAGCGCAGCGCTTTCAGAGAGGTCAAGATGAGATAAGAGTATGGGTGCGTTATGATCGGGATAATAGATCATCTATATCTAATCTAGATGATATGCGTATCACTACGCCATCTGGAGCAAAGGTGCCTCTCAATGAGATAGCATCTTACACTATTGAGCGTGGTGATGTGGCAGTAAACCACCTTGAGGGTAGAAGGGAGATACAAATACTTGCAGATCTCAAAAACCCAAAAGAAGTAAGTGCCACAGATGTAATGACAGATTTGCGTACTAACGTGATGCCAGAGATATTATCTAAGTATCCTACAGTAACACCATCATACGAAGGTCAAAACAGAGAGGCAGGTAAACTTACAGACTCACTTATACCTGTAGGCCTTACGGTGCTATTACTTATTTATATAGTGATTGCATTTACCTTTAGAAGTTATAGTCAGCCGTTGATGTTATTGCTTCTCATACCATTGAGTTTACCGGCAGTAGCCTGGGGGCACTGGATACACGATTTCCCGCTTAACATATTATCTATGCTTGGTATTATAGCCTTGATAGGGATTATGGTTAATGATGGCTTGGTACTTATAGGTAAGTTTAATACTAACCTAAGAGAGGGTATGACCTTTGAGGATGCTATTTTTGATGCTGGTCGTTCTAGATTTAGAGCTATCTTTCTTACCTCAATCACAACTATTGCTGGTCTTGCTCCGCTTATTTTTGAAGAGAGTAGACAAGCACAGTTCTTAATCCCTATGGCAATATCTATTGCATACGGGATAGGCTTTGCAACGGTACTTACGCTTGTAATGCTTCCTATCTTTTTATCATTTAGCAACTGGGTAAAGACCACTACAGATATGTTACAGAAGGGAAGAAAGACAGCTAGAGAAAATCAAGAGAGAGCCGTAAAGGAAATGGAAGAAGAGCACGATAATGACAACCAAGAGCTTCAAGTTGCCTTTAAGCCTAAAACAGATATAGCGTAA
- a CDS encoding efflux RND transporter periplasmic adaptor subunit: MRKIILSLLGVLLIIGAFFASKAIVASNQRTRPKPKKVIKTVFVEDAVNGVVPIEISANGNLVAQRRLEIFSEVQGVLQKGSKLFKPGQEYRKGQTLLSLNSSEYYASVQSQKSALYDQITSIMPDLRLDYPKAYPKWQAYLNNFDVSKATPPLPEITSEKEGYFISGRNIQTAYYNVKNLEQRLGKYRITAPFTGVLTEALVTEGTLVRSGQKLGEFIDTSLYELEVAISKNYADLLQVNNEVTLSTIDGKQTYTGKVTRVNGNINQDSQTINAYIEVQGEGLREGVYLEALLQAKEEQEAISLPRGLLQPNNELFMVRDSILDVIAVNPVYFSDKEVVVKGIPEGTKIVSKPVPGAYAGMLVKIYSDKESSQEEAE, from the coding sequence ATGCGTAAAATCATCCTCTCTCTGTTAGGAGTCCTACTCATAATTGGAGCTTTTTTTGCTTCAAAAGCTATTGTAGCAAGTAATCAACGTACAAGACCTAAGCCTAAAAAAGTTATAAAAACAGTCTTTGTAGAAGATGCTGTAAATGGGGTTGTGCCAATAGAAATTTCGGCAAACGGAAATCTTGTTGCACAAAGAAGATTAGAAATCTTCTCTGAAGTGCAGGGCGTGCTTCAAAAAGGAAGTAAGCTTTTTAAACCAGGGCAAGAGTATAGAAAAGGACAAACATTACTTAGTCTTAATAGCTCTGAGTACTATGCAAGTGTACAGTCACAAAAAAGCGCGCTATATGACCAGATCACTTCTATAATGCCAGATTTGCGTCTTGACTACCCAAAAGCTTACCCAAAATGGCAAGCATATCTAAATAACTTTGACGTAAGCAAGGCTACTCCACCTTTACCAGAAATAACATCAGAAAAAGAAGGCTATTTCATTTCGGGGAGAAATATACAAACGGCTTATTATAATGTAAAAAATTTAGAGCAACGTCTAGGTAAATACAGAATAACCGCTCCATTTACAGGAGTTCTAACAGAAGCTCTAGTTACAGAAGGAACGCTGGTGCGATCTGGGCAAAAGCTAGGTGAGTTTATAGATACAAGTTTATATGAGCTAGAAGTTGCTATAAGTAAGAATTATGCAGATTTATTACAAGTAAACAATGAGGTGACACTATCTACCATAGACGGCAAGCAAACCTATACTGGTAAGGTAACTCGAGTTAATGGTAATATAAATCAAGACTCACAAACTATAAATGCTTATATAGAAGTACAAGGAGAAGGGCTTAGAGAAGGTGTTTACTTAGAGGCATTGCTACAAGCAAAAGAAGAGCAGGAAGCAATATCCCTACCAAGAGGATTATTACAGCCAAATAATGAACTTTTTATGGTGCGTGATTCTATCCTAGATGTGATAGCGGTAAACCCAGTTTACTTTTCTGATAAGGAAGTAGTTGTAAAGGGTATACCTGAAGGTACAAAGATAGTAAGCAAGCCAGTACCTGGAGCATATGCAGGTATGCTTGTAAAGATCTATTCAGATAAGGAATCATCACAAGAAGAAGCAGAGTAA
- a CDS encoding ABC-F family ATP-binding cassette domain-containing protein — MLNIHNLSVSFQGEYLFEEITFRLNNGDRVGLVGKNGAGKSTMLRIISGEQQYDTGSIAIEKEISIGFLKQDIDFIEGRTVLEESYEAFKEIKKLESQLAHINEQLATRTDYESESYNQLMIDINDVQHQYEVHGGYSYKGETERILQGLGFKREDFDKLTDTFSGGWRMRIELAKLLLQNHDILLLDEPTNHLDIESIIWLESFLRGYTGAVVIVSHDKMFLDNVTNRTIEISLGRIYDYPKPYTQYLVLRSEIREQQLASQKNQQKQIEQTEKLIEKFRAKASKATMAQSLIKKLDKIDRIEVDEDDNSVMTLKFPVSVTPGKVVVEAEEVAKSYGDKNVLQGIDLLVERDTKTAFVGQNGQGKSTLAKIIVGELEHQGKVKLGHNVQIGYFAQNQAEYLDGSKTVEETMIDAADEKTRPRVRDILGSFLFRGEEVDKYVRVLSGGERNRLALAKLMLQPFNVLVMDEPTNHLDIKSKNVLKDSLKQFEGTLIVVSHDRDFLQGLTDRVYEFKDHRIREYLGDIDYYLEQREVANLREVEKRDVIKKEAPVKSTKKSYEDQKKLKSLNNRLSKVESNINKIEREIKELDVALATNYDETVADPSFFDIYNGKKKKLDGFMEDWEKITEELDALN, encoded by the coding sequence ATGCTTAATATTCACAACCTTTCTGTCTCTTTTCAAGGCGAATATTTGTTTGAAGAAATCACCTTTAGACTTAATAATGGTGATCGAGTAGGGCTTGTGGGTAAAAACGGTGCTGGTAAGTCTACAATGCTGCGTATCATTTCTGGCGAGCAGCAGTATGATACGGGATCTATAGCTATTGAGAAGGAGATAAGCATAGGTTTCTTAAAGCAAGATATTGATTTTATAGAAGGCCGCACGGTGCTTGAGGAGTCTTATGAGGCTTTTAAAGAAATTAAAAAACTAGAGAGTCAACTTGCTCATATTAATGAGCAACTAGCGACACGTACAGACTACGAGAGTGAGAGCTATAACCAGCTTATGATAGATATAAACGACGTGCAACACCAGTATGAAGTACACGGCGGTTATAGTTATAAAGGTGAGACAGAACGTATATTACAAGGTCTAGGTTTTAAGCGTGAAGATTTTGATAAGCTTACAGATACCTTTTCTGGAGGGTGGCGTATGCGTATTGAGCTAGCTAAACTTTTACTACAAAATCACGATATACTACTGCTGGATGAGCCAACAAACCACTTAGATATAGAGTCTATTATATGGCTTGAGAGTTTCTTGCGAGGGTATACTGGAGCTGTAGTGATTGTATCTCACGATAAAATGTTTCTCGACAATGTGACTAACCGTACTATAGAGATTTCGCTAGGTCGCATTTATGATTACCCGAAGCCGTATACGCAGTACCTTGTGCTTCGTTCGGAAATAAGGGAGCAGCAACTGGCTTCACAAAAAAACCAGCAGAAGCAAATTGAGCAGACAGAAAAGCTTATTGAAAAGTTTAGAGCAAAAGCCTCAAAGGCTACAATGGCGCAGTCACTCATAAAAAAGTTAGATAAGATAGACCGCATTGAGGTAGATGAAGATGATAATAGTGTGATGACGCTTAAATTTCCTGTATCTGTCACACCTGGTAAGGTTGTGGTAGAGGCAGAGGAGGTTGCAAAAAGCTATGGAGATAAAAACGTTTTACAAGGTATAGACTTGCTGGTAGAGCGTGATACTAAAACCGCCTTTGTAGGGCAAAATGGTCAAGGTAAATCTACGCTGGCAAAAATTATAGTAGGAGAGCTCGAGCACCAAGGGAAGGTGAAGCTAGGGCATAATGTACAAATAGGTTATTTTGCTCAAAACCAAGCCGAATACCTTGACGGGTCAAAAACTGTGGAGGAAACGATGATAGATGCCGCAGATGAGAAAACAAGACCACGTGTGCGAGACATATTAGGCTCTTTTCTCTTTAGGGGAGAGGAGGTAGATAAGTATGTGCGTGTACTCTCTGGAGGTGAGCGCAACAGGCTAGCCCTTGCTAAGCTTATGCTGCAGCCCTTTAACGTGCTTGTGATGGATGAGCCTACAAATCACCTAGACATAAAATCAAAAAATGTACTTAAAGATAGTCTCAAACAGTTTGAAGGGACTCTTATAGTCGTATCTCACGACCGTGATTTTCTACAAGGTCTCACAGATAGAGTATATGAGTTTAAGGATCATCGCATAAGAGAGTATCTGGGAGACATAGATTACTATCTAGAACAGCGAGAGGTTGCAAACTTGAGAGAGGTAGAAAAGCGAGATGTTATAAAAAAAGAAGCACCAGTAAAGAGCACAAAAAAATCTTACGAAGATCAAAAAAAGCTCAAGTCTCTTAATAATAGACTAAGTAAGGTAGAGTCTAATATTAATAAAATAGAACGCGAGATCAAGGAGCTAGACGTTGCCCTGGCGACTAATTATGATGAGACAGTTGCAGACCCAAGTTTTTTTGACATTTACAATGGCAAGAAAAAGAAGCTAGACGGCTTTATGGAAGACTGGGAGAAAATCACAGAAGAGCTCGATGCGTTAAACTAG
- a CDS encoding NAD(P)/FAD-dependent oxidoreductase produces MSKVDYIIVGLGLAGIAFCEQCLAAGKTFMVFDKGVEGASRVAAGLYNPVILKRYSLPWKAVSQFDLAIPYFKKLEEKLDTQFMYPMPVRKVFHSIEDQNNWFAASDKQGLERFVKTPLVKADSEFIDAPYNYGEVAETGRIAITTLQEHYEKYLEEMSAFAKAEFNYAQLTLTDAGVQYQGYEATHIVFAEGYGIKQNPYFNRLPLVGNKGEYIIIKAPKLKLTAAIKTSFFVVPLGEDLYKVGATYNWTDKDWESTQVAREELESKFAALVNTPYEVVSQEAGIRPTTGDRRPLLGVHPTYKQLAVLNGLGTRGIMAGPLLAHYLFEFIEKNIPLTEEVDIMRFPKKLEI; encoded by the coding sequence GTGAGTAAAGTAGATTATATAATAGTAGGTCTAGGTCTTGCTGGTATTGCTTTTTGTGAGCAATGTCTAGCCGCAGGTAAGACTTTTATGGTGTTTGATAAGGGCGTAGAAGGTGCTAGTAGGGTAGCTGCCGGTCTTTATAATCCTGTAATTTTAAAACGATACTCCCTCCCTTGGAAAGCTGTATCGCAGTTTGATCTAGCGATTCCGTATTTTAAAAAACTTGAGGAAAAGCTAGATACTCAGTTTATGTACCCTATGCCCGTGAGGAAGGTGTTTCACTCTATAGAAGATCAAAATAATTGGTTTGCTGCTAGTGATAAGCAGGGGCTCGAGCGTTTTGTAAAAACGCCTCTTGTAAAGGCAGACAGTGAGTTTATAGATGCACCATATAACTATGGAGAAGTTGCAGAGACAGGGCGTATAGCCATTACCACATTGCAAGAGCACTATGAAAAATATCTAGAAGAGATGTCCGCTTTCGCGAAAGCGGAATTCAACTACGCACAGCTCACACTTACAGATGCCGGAGTACAGTATCAAGGTTATGAAGCGACCCACATAGTCTTTGCCGAAGGATATGGTATCAAGCAGAATCCCTATTTTAACAGATTGCCACTCGTAGGTAACAAGGGGGAGTACATCATCATAAAGGCACCAAAATTAAAGCTAACCGCCGCTATCAAAACATCATTTTTTGTAGTACCACTAGGTGAGGATTTATACAAAGTAGGAGCAACGTATAACTGGACAGATAAGGACTGGGAAAGCACGCAGGTAGCCCGCGAGGAGTTAGAGTCTAAGTTTGCTGCTTTAGTAAATACACCATATGAGGTGGTAAGTCAAGAGGCGGGTATACGCCCTACTACAGGAGACAGAAGGCCACTATTAGGAGTGCATCCTACATATAAACAGCTCGCTGTGCTCAATGGCTTAGGTACGCGCGGGATAATGGCGGGGCCACTGCTGGCACACTATCTATTTGAATTTATAGAAAAGAATATTCCGCTTACTGAGGAGGTTGATATAATGAGATTTCCCAAAAAACTGGAGATCTAG
- a CDS encoding DUF983 domain-containing protein — protein MGILKGTKLNSILTGKCPVCQNESMYKNSNPYILSETLKMHERCSHCGTKYKIEPSFFYGAMYVSYPVGIAFATAAFVITYFFFEATLVNTFIAIVGTMVVFMPVIMRLARNIWINFFMKYDPSKDQLVSK, from the coding sequence ATGGGAATTCTAAAAGGCACAAAACTCAACAGCATTCTTACTGGTAAATGTCCCGTTTGCCAGAACGAGTCTATGTATAAAAACTCAAATCCTTACATCTTATCTGAGACGCTCAAAATGCACGAGCGTTGCTCTCACTGCGGCACAAAATATAAGATAGAACCTTCTTTCTTTTATGGAGCAATGTATGTAAGCTATCCCGTAGGCATAGCATTTGCCACAGCCGCTTTTGTAATCACCTATTTCTTTTTTGAAGCTACGCTAGTAAATACATTTATCGCCATAGTAGGTACAATGGTCGTTTTTATGCCAGTTATTATGCGACTAGCACGCAACATATGGATTAACTTTTTTATGAAATATGACCCGAGTAAAGATCAACTGGTAAGTAAGTAA
- the gldL gene encoding gliding motility protein GldL, with protein MAKSKTGKKLMNMVYGLGAAVVIIGALFKIMHWPFGNEMLIVGLVTEAIVFAISAFEPVDDELDWALVYPELAGGAGGSKKKAAAPVDAEVQLSKKLDDMLKEAKIDGELMSSLGNSIRNFEGAAKGIAPTTDAMASTKKYSEEMALAAAQMESLNSLYKVQVESSSRQAEINEQVTANAGKLKEQMESLATNLSSLNGVYGGMLSAMNKN; from the coding sequence ATGGCAAAATCTAAAACTGGAAAGAAATTAATGAATATGGTCTACGGACTAGGAGCAGCAGTTGTAATTATTGGTGCTTTATTTAAAATTATGCACTGGCCTTTTGGAAACGAGATGCTTATTGTAGGTCTTGTTACAGAGGCAATAGTATTCGCAATTTCTGCATTTGAACCAGTAGATGACGAACTTGATTGGGCTCTAGTATATCCAGAACTAGCAGGCGGAGCAGGTGGATCTAAGAAAAAAGCTGCAGCTCCTGTAGATGCAGAAGTACAATTATCTAAAAAACTAGACGATATGCTTAAAGAGGCAAAAATTGACGGTGAGTTGATGAGCAGCTTAGGAAATAGCATTCGTAATTTTGAAGGTGCAGCAAAAGGAATTGCTCCTACTACAGATGCAATGGCCTCGACAAAAAAATACTCTGAAGAGATGGCACTTGCTGCTGCTCAAATGGAATCTTTAAATAGCCTTTATAAGGTGCAGGTTGAGTCTTCTAGCCGTCAGGCAGAAATCAATGAGCAAGTGACTGCAAATGCAGGAAAACTCAAAGAGCAAATGGAAAGTCTTGCAACAAACCTTTCTTCACTGAATGGTGTTTATGGAGGAATGCTTTCTGCTATGAATAAAAACTAA
- the gldM gene encoding gliding motility protein GldM, whose protein sequence is MAGGKQSPRQKMINLMYLVFIAMLALNMSKEVLSAFGSINEKFDRSNTTFETKNNLALADLSKKANENEEFKAAAATAQSAKQLGDTYFAYLASEKDALLAEVEDKTDYESMDKSNFLDERFYKGGKITPEGQTFLDEMAKYRDGMVKLAGDNKALVAQINEDFSTSDIVDGEGVKKDYISYNFVGFPSVSSLTKMSQLQNDIKVVENELLTKLLSGNLKELASLDNYETVMTTSKGAYYTGSTFDGVLSLGRVDASTKPSRVELKLDGRAIPSDKISYDGGKLVLGVNTGGVGDHKITGTLFYPQDGKEIEVAVEQAFTTINKPNSATIAADKMNVVYRGVDNPMTISFAGVADNAVTASGAGLSKRSGSKYNMKPSQGREVTINVTAKLPDGGGTVSDKAVFRIKDIPRPVGALGGDDGGNLKKPRNTVSAAPINAVLPDFDFDLNLKVNSFKFRAGDQATVAVQGNRLNAAAKSALKRAKRGSSVQIFDIKASIPGNSIRLKTVSPIIIELSN, encoded by the coding sequence ATGGCAGGAGGAAAACAAAGCCCAAGGCAGAAGATGATTAACCTGATGTATCTAGTGTTTATAGCAATGCTAGCACTTAATATGTCTAAGGAGGTACTATCGGCTTTTGGGTCGATAAACGAAAAATTTGATCGTTCTAATACTACGTTTGAAACTAAGAATAATCTAGCACTAGCAGATCTTTCTAAGAAGGCAAACGAAAATGAAGAGTTCAAAGCAGCTGCAGCAACAGCGCAGTCTGCAAAGCAACTAGGAGATACATACTTTGCTTATCTAGCTTCAGAGAAAGATGCGCTACTTGCAGAAGTAGAAGATAAGACAGATTATGAATCAATGGATAAGTCTAACTTTCTAGATGAGCGCTTTTATAAAGGAGGAAAGATCACACCAGAAGGGCAAACTTTTCTTGATGAGATGGCAAAGTACCGTGACGGTATGGTAAAGCTTGCAGGTGACAATAAAGCGCTAGTTGCTCAAATCAATGAAGATTTTAGTACGAGTGATATTGTAGATGGAGAAGGAGTAAAGAAGGATTATATATCATATAATTTTGTAGGTTTCCCTTCAGTATCTTCATTAACTAAGATGTCTCAATTGCAAAATGATATCAAGGTTGTTGAAAACGAGCTTTTAACAAAGCTACTTTCTGGTAATCTTAAAGAACTGGCTTCTTTAGATAACTATGAGACAGTAATGACTACTTCAAAAGGAGCTTATTACACAGGATCAACTTTTGATGGTGTGCTTTCTTTAGGTCGTGTAGATGCTTCTACAAAACCTTCTAGAGTTGAGCTTAAGCTTGATGGAAGAGCAATACCTTCAGATAAGATTTCTTATGATGGTGGTAAACTAGTATTAGGAGTAAATACTGGTGGAGTAGGAGATCACAAAATCACAGGTACATTATTTTACCCACAAGACGGTAAAGAAATAGAGGTTGCTGTAGAGCAGGCTTTTACAACAATAAATAAACCTAACTCTGCAACTATCGCTGCAGATAAGATGAATGTTGTATACCGTGGTGTAGATAACCCTATGACCATATCATTTGCTGGTGTGGCAGATAATGCTGTTACAGCATCTGGAGCAGGTCTTTCTAAAAGATCAGGAAGTAAGTACAATATGAAACCTTCTCAAGGTAGAGAGGTGACAATTAATGTGACTGCAAAGCTGCCAGACGGCGGTGGTACAGTTTCTGATAAAGCTGTTTTCCGTATTAAAGATATCCCACGTCCAGTAGGAGCTTTAGGAGGAGATGACGGTGGTAACCTTAAGAAACCTCGTAACACAGTATCTGCAGCTCCTATTAATGCTGTTTTACCAGACTTTGATTTTGACTTAAATCTTAAAGTTAATAGCTTTAAGTTTAGAGCAGGTGATCAGGCCACGGTAGCTGTACAAGGTAATAGACTTAATGCAGCGGCGAAGTCTGCACTTAAAAGAGCAAAAAGAGGTTCGTCAGTACAGATATTTGATATTAAAGCAAGTATACCAGGTAACTCTATAAGATTGAAGACCGTGTCTCCTATCATTATTGAGCTATCAAACTAA